The Microcoleus sp. AS-A8 genome window below encodes:
- a CDS encoding NADP-dependent isocitrate dehydrogenase yields the protein MYEKITPPDTGSRITFKEGEPIVPDNPILPFIRGDGTGVDIWPAAQKVFDAAVHAAYGDKRQISWFKIYAGDEACDKYGTYQYLPEDTLQAIKEYGIAIKGPLTTPIGGGIRSLNVALRQINDLYACVRPCKYYAGTPSPHKTPEKLDVIIYRENTEDIYLGIEWRQGSPMAEKLISLLNNELIPGTPEHGKKQIPLDSGIGIKPISKTGSQRLVRRAIRHALRLPKDKQQVTLVHKGNIMKYTEGAFRDWGYELATTEFRAECVTERESWILSNKERNPDITLEENARQIEPGYDALTPEKQAEVTSEVEGVLNAIWDTHGNGQWKEKIMVNDRIADSIFQQIQTRPDEYSILATMNLNGDYLSDAAAAIVGGLGMGPGANIGDTCAIFEATHGTAPKHAGLDRINPGSVILSGVMMLEFMGWQEAADLIKKGIGDAIANRAVTYDLARMMTPPVDPPLKCSEFADAIIKHFT from the coding sequence ATGTACGAGAAAATAACTCCTCCAGATACCGGCTCTCGCATTACCTTCAAAGAGGGTGAACCCATCGTTCCCGACAATCCGATTCTTCCCTTCATTCGCGGTGATGGCACAGGTGTTGATATTTGGCCAGCGGCCCAAAAGGTATTCGATGCGGCTGTTCACGCGGCCTATGGTGATAAGCGACAAATTAGCTGGTTTAAGATTTATGCGGGTGACGAAGCTTGCGACAAGTACGGGACTTATCAATATTTACCCGAAGACACGCTCCAAGCCATTAAAGAGTATGGCATTGCCATCAAAGGGCCATTAACCACTCCGATTGGGGGTGGGATTCGTTCGCTCAATGTTGCCCTGCGGCAAATTAACGACCTCTACGCCTGTGTGCGCCCCTGTAAGTATTACGCGGGAACACCCTCTCCCCACAAAACGCCGGAGAAACTCGATGTGATTATCTACCGGGAGAACACCGAGGATATCTATCTGGGAATCGAGTGGCGTCAAGGTAGCCCCATGGCTGAAAAACTGATTTCCCTGCTCAATAATGAGCTAATCCCCGGAACCCCCGAACACGGCAAGAAGCAAATTCCCCTCGACTCTGGGATTGGTATTAAACCCATTAGTAAAACGGGTTCCCAACGTCTGGTACGCCGCGCCATCCGGCACGCCCTGCGGCTTCCCAAAGATAAGCAGCAGGTGACTTTGGTGCATAAAGGCAATATTATGAAGTACACCGAAGGAGCCTTTCGAGATTGGGGCTACGAGCTAGCGACGACCGAGTTCCGGGCTGAATGTGTGACCGAACGGGAATCCTGGATTCTCAGCAACAAGGAACGAAATCCTGATATTACTCTGGAAGAGAATGCGCGTCAGATCGAACCGGGTTACGACGCCCTGACACCAGAGAAACAAGCTGAAGTTACCAGTGAAGTGGAAGGTGTCCTCAATGCGATTTGGGACACTCACGGCAATGGTCAGTGGAAAGAGAAGATCATGGTCAATGACCGGATTGCTGACAGCATTTTCCAACAAATCCAGACGCGACCGGATGAATATTCGATTCTCGCCACCATGAACCTGAATGGGGATTACCTCTCTGATGCGGCGGCGGCGATTGTAGGTGGTTTAGGGATGGGGCCAGGAGCCAATATTGGTGACACTTGCGCCATTTTTGAGGCCACTCACGGCACAGCACCCAAACATGCAGGCTTAGACCGGATTAATCCGGGTTCGGTTATCCTGTCCGGGGTGATGATGTTGGAATTTATGGGTTGGCAGGAAGCGGCGGATCTAATTAAGAAGGGAATTGGGGATGCGATCGCCAATCGGGCCGTCACCTACGATTTAGCCCGGATGATGACTCCGCCCGTCGATCCACCCTTGAAATGTTCCGAGTTTGCGGATGCAATTATCAAGCACTTCACATGA
- a CDS encoding LptF/LptG family permease has product MDRYIATELIPPFLFGVGAFSSVGVAIGTLFDLVRKITDAGLPIGIAVQVLMLKMPLFIAYAFPMSTLLAAMMTFSRLSSDSELIALRGCGVSLYRIVAPAVVLSLVVTGMTFLFNELVVPAANRQATVTMENALKKEKPSFQENNIFYPEYGEVTQPDGQKIRALKRLFYANQFDGERLKGLTILDWSQQSLNQIVTAESAIWNPAQNTWDFFNGTIYVVSPDASYRNIVRFENQQLKLPRTPFEIAGKDRDSAEMNIAQIHEYKGIIRLSGDAKKLRRLDLRVQQKLAFPFICLVFGLIGAVLGTRPQRTGKATSFGISIIIIFTYYLLNFICEALGLSNVLSPIMAGWLPNVFGVGTGGFLLYRTAR; this is encoded by the coding sequence ACCGCCTTTTTTATTTGGGGTTGGAGCCTTTTCCTCAGTCGGCGTCGCCATTGGTACCCTATTTGATTTGGTACGAAAAATAACGGATGCGGGATTACCCATCGGGATTGCGGTTCAAGTCTTGATGTTGAAAATGCCCCTATTTATTGCCTATGCATTTCCAATGTCTACTCTCTTAGCCGCAATGATGACATTCTCTCGCCTCAGCAGTGACAGTGAGTTGATTGCCTTGCGTGGCTGTGGTGTGAGCCTCTACCGAATTGTTGCGCCTGCGGTGGTTTTGAGTTTGGTGGTGACGGGTATGACGTTCTTATTTAACGAGTTGGTTGTTCCTGCTGCCAACCGCCAAGCCACTGTCACAATGGAGAACGCACTGAAAAAAGAAAAGCCATCCTTTCAAGAAAACAATATTTTCTATCCCGAATATGGAGAAGTCACACAACCAGATGGTCAAAAAATTCGGGCACTCAAACGATTATTTTATGCTAATCAATTTGACGGCGAACGTCTGAAAGGTTTGACCATTTTAGACTGGTCTCAGCAAAGTCTCAACCAAATTGTGACGGCTGAATCAGCGATTTGGAATCCAGCTCAGAATACTTGGGATTTCTTCAATGGCACTATTTATGTCGTCTCTCCTGACGCTTCTTACCGCAATATTGTGCGATTTGAAAATCAACAACTAAAACTGCCTAGAACACCTTTTGAAATTGCAGGTAAAGACCGTGACTCGGCTGAAATGAATATTGCCCAAATTCATGAATATAAGGGAATTATCAGGCTTAGTGGTGATGCCAAAAAACTCCGCCGACTCGATTTACGGGTTCAACAAAAACTCGCTTTCCCTTTCATTTGTTTGGTCTTTGGATTGATCGGTGCGGTATTGGGCACTCGACCTCAACGCACAGGTAAAGCCACGAGTTTTGGTATCAGTATTATTATTATTTTTACATATTATTTACTAAACTTTATCTGTGAGGCATTAGGTCTGTCTAATGTTCTTTCTCCGATTATGGCGGGCTGGTTGCCTAATGTCTTTGGTGTAGGAACCGGAGGATTCTTGTTATATAGAACGGCTCGTTAA